In the genome of Candidatus Poribacteria bacterium, the window CAGAGTATTTCACCAAAGGACGGGAACGACTGGTGACATTGACAGGACCTGGGGGTATCGGCAAAACGCGTCTCGCACTACAGGTTGCAACCGAGCTTCATGACACTTATTCTGATGGTCTGTGGTTTATAGCGTTAGCTGATTTGAAAGAACCTACGTATGTCATTACGGAAATCGCGACGGTTCTCGGGCTTTCGTTGAAATCAACGCAGGATGTCATGGAACAAGTCGTTTCATATCTTTTAGGAAAAACGCTTCTATTGGTATTGGACAATTTTGAGCATGTGATGGATGCCTCTCAAGATGTCAAGACGTTACTTCTCAGATGTCCGACCCTACACTGTTTAGCCACATCGCGAGAACCCTTAAAGATCGCAGGTGAACAGCGATTTATTGTTCCTCCCTTATCTATTCCATCTGAAGACACCGACTATGAAACCCTCCATGATTACGAAAGCGTCCAACTCTTTTTGGCGCGAGCAGAAGCAGTCGCGCCGGATTTCCAATTAACAACCGACAATGCTGAGGCGATTGGCGCGATTTGTCGTATGGTTGAAGGACTCTCCCTCGCGATTGAACTTACTGCAGCGCGCGTCCGTGCTATGACCCCAAAACACATTTTCGATCGCCTAAAGGTCCTACTTGCCAATCCATCATCAAGTCAACCATCTACATTTCTTTCAACAAGTGATCGAGACGTGCCAGCGAGACACCAAACCCTCAATGCGGTGATTGACTGGTCTTATGAACTATTAGAGATAGAAGAACAACACCTGCTTTGTCAACTCGCGCTTTTTTCAGGTGGATTCTTCTTGGAAGCTGCTGAAACTATCTGTAGTTCAACTTCTGTTCATGCAGAACAGGATTTCCCCTATACAGAAATAATCAACCTCATCTTTAACTTACACGATAAATCGTTACTCATGACTGAAGAATATCTAACGCGAACCCGCTATCGACTCCCCGTCCCGCTACAATTGTATCTTCGGGAGAAGCAACAGCCCACTGGATTCAGAGAGGCACATGCACACTATTACCTCACGTTAGCACAAGAACAGGATAGAAAGTTAGAAGGGACTGAACAGAACGACACACTCTCAGAGATGACGATTGAACTTGATAACTTTCGTGCTGTTTTTGGGTTTGCGCAGGAGAATAATGAATGGCTCCTGTTTGGGCAACTTGCTGTTGCGCTCTCGAAATTTTTCTATATACACGGGTTATGGACTGAAGGATTGGGATGGCTGAAACAAGCAGAAGCCGAATTGCACCAGCGACTCGGCAAACATCAAGGATTCGAGGACACGTCTGAAACCAACGAAATGTCGGTCCAGCTGACAATAGCGGAACTTCGAGTGGCTCTCGCAACATTCTATAATGAACAACAGGAATGTGAAACTGCTCGGCAATTATGCGAAAATGCTCTACAAGTTTTCAGAAAGATAGGACAGCAGCTTGGTGTCGTCAAGGCGTTAAATTGTCTCGGCACGATCGCAAGGTATGAAAAAAAACTTAAAGAGGCGGATGCACACTTTACCGAAGCTTTAGAAATAGCGAAGGGAATAGACAACAAATGGCATACCATTATTGTACTAAACAATCTGGGACTCGCGGCGTATAATCGTCACCATTTTGAAGCAGCAAAACTGCATTATACCGAAAGCTTGCGCCTCGCTCGCGAACTTGGAAATAAACTGAGTATCGCCTATGCTCTTAATAATCTCGGGAAAACCGCGAACCAGCAAGGTCTACGAGAGGAAGCGCAACGCTACTATACAGAAAGTCTACATCTCACCCGTGACCTCTCTACTTCCAATGTGGGATTTCCTTATCTACTGGACAGTCTTGGGAAGGTAGCACTTCGCCACGGTAAACACGAGGAAGCGAGACACTACTATACACAAAGTCTGGAGTACCGCAAAGAGAACGGAAACCCCTGTGAGATCGCAGACTCGCTCTATCAATTCGGACAGTTAGCTTACGCGGAAGGCGAATTTGAACAGAGTTTGTGCCTCTTTCTTAAAGCCGCGTCAATTTACGCGGAAACAGACGCGACAACATCATTTTATGCAGACGCAGTGAATAACACTATCGATGCATTAGCGGTAGAATTCGGTAGTAAAAAAGTTGAGAGACTGAAATTAGAGATGGAAACGCAAACGCTTGAGGAAATAGTCAACACGTGTCTATCCTGATAAAACGACGCACGGCATAAGACCTTGCAAATTCAAGGTATGACACTTCGTAAAAATGGAAACCACAATGCTACAACGAGTTATCTTTCTTGCTGTTTTATTCCTAATTACACTTGGGGATAGTTTACATACTTTCGCTCAAGTCCAAGTTCCACCGACTGCCCCAAGCGTGATGCCTGTGTCAGATCCGGTAGAAGCCGCGCATGACCACTACCACGAAAGACGGTATGCAGAAGCAATTAAAGCCTACGAAGAATTGATTGAAAATGGTGCTCTTCGACCTGAC includes:
- a CDS encoding tetratricopeptide repeat protein, yielding MSTHNPQPHSSVGTLTLMFTDIEGSTLLWEAHGNEVTAEVINTHHTILRAANSAWGGTEIGSEGDAFFFTFPTASAAVMCALEIQLALNAYQWHENIETLRVRIGIHTGDMILLDDGYHGMPANLAKRITDAGHGGQILLSAVTYELVKTQFPSGSFAALGEHRLKNIQHPEAIFQFLAPQVSILKITGEERWQEVFGKAAEENTAQDEKSADCVSIPELQTEFPPLRTLNNSPNNLPAPINSFIGRETEVRRITEYFTKGRERLVTLTGPGGIGKTRLALQVATELHDTYSDGLWFIALADLKEPTYVITEIATVLGLSLKSTQDVMEQVVSYLLGKTLLLVLDNFEHVMDASQDVKTLLLRCPTLHCLATSREPLKIAGEQRFIVPPLSIPSEDTDYETLHDYESVQLFLARAEAVAPDFQLTTDNAEAIGAICRMVEGLSLAIELTAARVRAMTPKHIFDRLKVLLANPSSSQPSTFLSTSDRDVPARHQTLNAVIDWSYELLEIEEQHLLCQLALFSGGFFLEAAETICSSTSVHAEQDFPYTEIINLIFNLHDKSLLMTEEYLTRTRYRLPVPLQLYLREKQQPTGFREAHAHYYLTLAQEQDRKLEGTEQNDTLSEMTIELDNFRAVFGFAQENNEWLLFGQLAVALSKFFYIHGLWTEGLGWLKQAEAELHQRLGKHQGFEDTSETNEMSVQLTIAELRVALATFYNEQQECETARQLCENALQVFRKIGQQLGVVKALNCLGTIARYEKKLKEADAHFTEALEIAKGIDNKWHTIIVLNNLGLAAYNRHHFEAAKLHYTESLRLARELGNKLSIAYALNNLGKTANQQGLREEAQRYYTESLHLTRDLSTSNVGFPYLLDSLGKVALRHGKHEEARHYYTQSLEYRKENGNPCEIADSLYQFGQLAYAEGEFEQSLCLFLKAASIYAETDATTSFYADAVNNTIDALAVEFGSKKVERLKLEMETQTLEEIVNTCLS